One part of the Sorangiineae bacterium MSr11954 genome encodes these proteins:
- a CDS encoding beta-propeller domain-containing protein: MKRLRLAGGILMACALAASCAPPSARPAPASSSAHRDAPHTGAGSAPAPAPGRFVHRAHPPVAQRPPPPVVTAPMKGEPSGAALAEARLVTVSREQASRDDIEARVKAMRVALENSFASWQNMQPYCGLRGKRWPRRVLRPSEFSDKGIPSSMPAPTASASAPAQRAPAGPAPNSTPAKGAASKSEAPKAGSASGTNNQVAGVDEADIVKTDGRYVYFAMNGALRIAEALDPRMLSVTQLPGTVRDLFVEGDRAVVYTSSSATRAPCTYGYDCEVGGDGSATTVHVYDVSNRASPKRMRQIELSGSFIAARRIGNAVHTVVADGEHAGLGYAVWPSGLSSCGTPAATVRAAFAKLKAENERVIRASSPGFPSLREKGIERLASSAVMRTGIHDGTAFTTVVSFDLRDDNTPATTAILQSRPGAVFASDKALYMSVTHRKRGAGHGWYSFYASTDEVSDIHELRIGADPRDTKYVGSGVVPGHILNQFAMDEWSGYLRVATTSGRVPDPKVSSTVSILAKGQGGNLTRVGAVGQIAPGEDIRAVRFDQDRGYVVTFKKTDPLFVLDLYPPAQPSILGELEIPGFSTYMHRIDPDHLLSIGFDANDHGDFAYFDGVILQLFDVKNPTEPKLVHKEKIGSRGSSSQAATDHLAFNYFADKGLLAVPMTICEGGGDGISGDTLAFSGLLIYDVDTEKGFTRLGGVDHGTKGVNCNTWWSQARSAVKRSIFLDDLVYSIAEDRAKVQRMESLGVDLADLRLY; encoded by the coding sequence ATGAAACGACTCAGGCTCGCGGGTGGCATCTTGATGGCGTGCGCGCTCGCAGCAAGCTGCGCCCCCCCTTCGGCGCGCCCGGCTCCGGCGTCTTCCTCCGCGCACCGGGATGCACCGCACACCGGAGCCGGCTCCGCGCCCGCGCCGGCTCCCGGGCGGTTCGTCCATCGCGCCCATCCACCGGTCGCGCAACGGCCACCGCCCCCGGTGGTGACGGCGCCGATGAAGGGTGAGCCGTCGGGCGCCGCGCTGGCCGAGGCGCGGTTGGTCACCGTGAGCCGCGAGCAGGCCTCCCGCGATGACATCGAAGCGCGCGTCAAAGCCATGCGGGTGGCCCTCGAGAACTCGTTCGCCTCGTGGCAAAACATGCAGCCGTACTGCGGGCTTCGAGGCAAACGGTGGCCAAGGCGGGTGCTGCGCCCCAGCGAATTCTCCGATAAGGGCATACCGTCCTCGATGCCGGCGCCGACCGCCTCGGCCTCCGCGCCCGCGCAGCGCGCACCCGCGGGACCCGCGCCGAACAGCACCCCCGCCAAGGGCGCGGCGTCGAAGAGCGAAGCCCCCAAGGCGGGCAGCGCGTCGGGGACGAACAATCAAGTTGCGGGGGTGGACGAGGCCGACATCGTCAAGACCGACGGTCGCTACGTCTATTTTGCCATGAACGGCGCGCTGCGCATCGCCGAAGCGCTCGACCCGCGCATGCTCTCCGTCACGCAACTTCCGGGCACCGTGCGCGATCTCTTCGTCGAGGGCGACCGCGCGGTGGTGTACACGTCGAGCAGCGCCACGCGCGCGCCGTGCACCTATGGCTACGATTGCGAAGTGGGCGGCGATGGAAGCGCCACCACCGTTCACGTCTACGATGTCTCGAACCGGGCGAGCCCAAAGCGCATGCGGCAAATCGAGCTATCCGGCTCCTTCATCGCCGCGCGCCGCATTGGAAATGCCGTTCACACCGTGGTCGCCGACGGCGAGCACGCGGGCCTCGGCTACGCGGTATGGCCTTCGGGGCTGAGCTCGTGCGGCACCCCCGCGGCCACCGTTCGCGCGGCCTTCGCCAAGCTCAAAGCCGAGAACGAGCGCGTCATTCGCGCATCGTCGCCGGGCTTTCCCAGCCTTCGCGAGAAAGGGATCGAGCGGCTCGCGTCCAGCGCCGTGATGCGCACCGGCATCCACGATGGAACGGCCTTCACCACCGTCGTCTCCTTCGATCTGCGCGACGACAACACCCCCGCCACGACGGCCATCCTGCAGAGCCGCCCGGGCGCGGTGTTCGCATCGGACAAGGCGCTCTACATGTCCGTGACCCACCGCAAGCGCGGGGCCGGCCATGGTTGGTATTCCTTTTATGCGTCGACCGACGAGGTGAGCGACATTCACGAGCTCCGCATCGGCGCGGATCCGCGCGATACGAAGTACGTGGGCAGCGGGGTGGTTCCCGGACATATCCTCAATCAATTCGCCATGGACGAGTGGTCCGGTTATCTGCGCGTGGCGACCACCAGCGGCCGCGTGCCCGATCCCAAGGTGTCGAGCACCGTATCCATCCTCGCCAAAGGGCAGGGGGGCAACCTCACGCGCGTGGGCGCCGTCGGCCAAATTGCACCCGGCGAGGACATCCGCGCCGTCCGCTTCGATCAGGATCGCGGCTATGTCGTGACCTTCAAGAAGACCGATCCGCTCTTCGTTCTGGATCTCTACCCGCCCGCGCAGCCCTCGATCCTGGGGGAGCTCGAGATCCCGGGCTTCTCGACCTACATGCACCGAATCGATCCCGATCACCTGCTTTCCATCGGGTTCGACGCGAACGATCACGGCGACTTTGCGTACTTCGATGGCGTCATCCTCCAGCTCTTCGACGTGAAAAATCCCACGGAGCCAAAGCTCGTTCACAAAGAGAAGATCGGCTCGCGAGGCTCGAGCTCCCAGGCGGCGACCGATCACCTGGCGTTCAATTATTTTGCCGACAAGGGACTTCTGGCCGTGCCCATGACCATCTGCGAGGGCGGAGGAGACGGCATTTCCGGCGACACCCTGGCGTTCAGCGGGCTGCTCATCTACGACGTGGACACCGAGAAGGGCTTCACCCGGCTCGGGGGCGTGGACCACGGCACCAAAGGCGTCAACTGCAACACCTGGTGGTCGCAAGCGCGATCGGCGGTCAAGCGCAGCATCTTCCTCGACGATCTCGTCTACTCCATCGCCGAGGACCGCGCCAAGGTCCAGCGCATGGAGAGCCTTGGCGTCGACCTGGCCGATCTTCGCCTCTACTGA
- a CDS encoding MerR family transcriptional regulator gives MRASDGLASIGDVAERFQLRTSALRFYEEKGLVTPATRQNGRRLYGPASVRRVGLIRMWQQHGLLSLDDIGTLFVPAVPRTRWRGVLETRASVLDEELRVIRTACEYLRYFLTCTSDNPLKTCPYIRRDLDEMFGFQGEGPCIIGALARRYDVRTSTIRYYEDEKLMTSIRVRGRRHYGREELHRLGFIVLCRQFGHLSLDDVAVMLRDDVTHGAWQAVVRGRLAALEQRIARNTGAVRYLEHWLTCPGDDLIGVCPYLARALDDFLEASTPRG, from the coding sequence ATGCGCGCGAGCGACGGGCTCGCTTCCATCGGCGATGTGGCGGAGCGCTTCCAGCTGCGCACCTCCGCGCTCCGTTTCTACGAGGAAAAAGGCCTGGTCACCCCCGCCACCCGCCAGAACGGACGGCGCCTTTATGGGCCGGCTTCCGTCCGGCGGGTGGGGCTGATTCGCATGTGGCAGCAGCACGGGCTCCTCTCGCTCGACGACATTGGAACCCTCTTCGTCCCCGCCGTCCCGCGCACCCGATGGCGCGGTGTGCTCGAGACCCGGGCGAGCGTGCTGGACGAGGAGCTGCGCGTGATCCGCACGGCCTGCGAATACCTCCGTTATTTCCTGACGTGTACAAGTGATAATCCGTTGAAAACATGCCCTTACATCCGTCGCGATCTCGACGAGATGTTCGGATTCCAGGGCGAAGGTCCGTGCATCATCGGCGCGCTCGCCCGCCGATACGACGTGCGCACCTCCACGATTCGGTATTACGAGGACGAAAAGTTGATGACCTCCATCCGCGTGCGCGGCCGCCGCCATTATGGACGCGAGGAGCTGCACCGACTGGGGTTCATCGTTTTGTGCCGGCAGTTTGGCCATTTGAGCTTGGACGACGTGGCCGTCATGCTCCGCGACGACGTCACCCACGGGGCCTGGCAAGCGGTGGTGCGAGGGCGCCTCGCCGCGCTGGAGCAGCGCATCGCCCGCAACACGGGCGCGGTTCGATACCTCGAACACTGGCTGACGTGCCCGGGCGACGATCTCATCGGCGTATGCCCATATCTCGCGCGCGCGCTCGATGATTTTCTCGAGGCCAGTACCCCGCGCGGGTGA
- a CDS encoding ABC transporter ATP-binding protein/permease, with product MNRAKTIVSLASDVRWHVLGSSGMRLLVVGSRISIGLLMARVLGGVLRGDGPSGGAALGLAVAIALQFALVWASHRVAQATAAVTKERLRAAAFAKLVELGPGKIVGERTGEIQTLMVESIEALEAYFSDYLPALVVAVVVPLAVVAGLGFVDPWLGGTLLAFVLGAALLPILFDRPLAAKSEAGWTVYLALGAEFLDAVQGMVTLKAFGASPRRRRELEDKSDRVATEGIRTLFVALGRAAIVTAMTLGGAAVTIWLAATRAAEGKLDPATLLGSLLVVREALRPFSDLARAVHASLSAHGAAEQLHAWFAQTPPVSEVEQPEPVPKGALDIAFEHVSFGYSQREGTVVHDVSFRASAGETVALVGASGAGKSTILALLLAFVAPRSGRILVGGANTRTMKLDDLRARIAVVSQDTYLFAGTVRENLTLSRPNATPAEVEKAARAADAHEFITKLPDGYDTVLGENALRLSGGQRQRLALARAFLKDAPILVLDEPTANLDARTEATILAALRELSRGKTTLVVAHRLSNVREADRILVLENGKVVEMGRHIDLVARRGTYARLIDAQEVA from the coding sequence ATGAATCGGGCGAAGACGATCGTTTCGTTGGCTTCGGATGTGCGCTGGCATGTGCTGGGCTCGTCCGGCATGCGCCTTTTGGTCGTGGGAAGTCGGATAAGCATCGGGCTGCTCATGGCCCGGGTGCTGGGCGGGGTGCTTCGGGGCGATGGGCCGTCCGGGGGCGCCGCGCTCGGGCTGGCGGTCGCGATTGCTCTTCAGTTCGCGCTGGTTTGGGCCTCGCACCGGGTGGCGCAGGCCACGGCGGCGGTCACCAAGGAGCGGCTGCGGGCGGCGGCCTTCGCCAAGCTGGTGGAGCTCGGGCCCGGAAAAATCGTGGGGGAGCGCACGGGGGAAATTCAAACGTTGATGGTGGAGAGCATCGAAGCGCTCGAAGCCTACTTCAGTGACTATCTTCCAGCGTTGGTCGTCGCCGTGGTGGTGCCGCTGGCGGTCGTCGCGGGGCTCGGCTTCGTCGATCCATGGCTCGGCGGCACCTTGCTGGCGTTCGTGCTGGGCGCGGCGCTGCTGCCGATCCTCTTCGATCGCCCGCTGGCCGCGAAGAGCGAGGCGGGATGGACGGTGTATTTGGCGCTCGGCGCCGAGTTCCTCGACGCCGTTCAGGGCATGGTGACCCTCAAGGCATTTGGCGCATCGCCGCGGCGCCGGCGGGAGCTCGAGGACAAGTCGGACCGGGTGGCCACCGAGGGCATTCGGACGCTCTTCGTGGCCCTCGGCCGCGCCGCCATCGTGACCGCGATGACCTTGGGCGGCGCGGCGGTCACCATCTGGCTGGCGGCCACGCGCGCCGCCGAGGGAAAGCTCGATCCGGCGACCTTGCTCGGCAGCTTGCTGGTGGTGCGCGAGGCGCTCCGACCCTTCTCGGATCTGGCGCGCGCGGTCCATGCCAGCCTCTCGGCCCATGGCGCCGCCGAGCAGCTTCACGCGTGGTTCGCCCAGACGCCCCCGGTGTCCGAGGTCGAGCAGCCCGAGCCGGTCCCCAAGGGCGCGCTGGACATCGCGTTCGAGCATGTCTCCTTTGGATATTCGCAGCGGGAGGGCACCGTCGTCCACGATGTGTCCTTTCGAGCCTCCGCCGGTGAAACCGTGGCGCTGGTGGGCGCCTCCGGCGCGGGAAAGAGCACGATCCTCGCGCTGCTCTTGGCCTTCGTGGCGCCGCGCAGCGGTCGCATCCTGGTGGGAGGAGCGAACACGCGCACGATGAAGCTCGATGATCTCCGCGCGCGCATCGCGGTGGTCTCTCAAGATACGTATCTCTTCGCGGGCACCGTCCGCGAGAACCTGACGCTGTCGCGGCCGAACGCGACCCCGGCCGAGGTGGAGAAGGCGGCGCGCGCGGCCGATGCGCACGAGTTCATCACCAAGCTGCCCGACGGCTACGATACGGTGCTCGGCGAGAACGCATTGCGCCTCTCGGGCGGGCAGCGCCAGCGCTTGGCGTTGGCGCGCGCGTTCTTGAAGGACGCGCCCATCCTGGTGCTGGACGAGCCGACGGCAAACTTGGACGCGCGCACCGAGGCCACGATCCTGGCGGCGCTTCGCGAGCTCTCGCGGGGGAAGACGACCTTGGTGGTGGCCCACCGGCTCTCCAATGTGCGCGAGGCCGATCGCATCCTGGTGCTGGAGAATGGAAAGGTGGTGGAGATGGGCCGGCATATCGATCTGGTCGCTCGGCGTGGGACCTACGCGCGTCTGATCGATGCGCAGGAGGTGGCGTGA
- a CDS encoding ABC transporter ATP-binding protein/permease, with the protein MMAHSSNAGAESARPLLGLLSRVRDRRWALGLAAVLGIAEHGLGVVSAGALGWIVGRALSHESLDPGGVVLAASVAGSAICAWQNTHFAHLFAYRHQAALRLTLFDGLERCAPRHLLGQRTGELGATAMGDVDALEMFFAHLALGAVVAIAVGTGAVIYLGTVHPALAAVAAIGMLLASLIPGRAAARAKPAGDALRGELGALNADVVDGIQGLRELVLFQRTKSFAERLGDRTRSYVGQQRKLASIVGFQHAATDALASLTTLGTLLVAVALASQKVIPFALATMAVAVVGAALGSVLEAIAIAGGLAPLRASARRVLTVLDQPSPVPDTGRSNLGEALPDVRFEDVRFGYEPGAEVLRGVSFEARAGETVALVGSSGAGKSTCSNLLLRFWDVGAGRVSIGGRDIRTIPLASLRRRIAVIPQDVYLFHGTIRDNLRIGNPDATDQELEKALRAANLTELMARLPDGLDTDVGERGALLSGGQRQRLAIARALAMDAPVLVMDEAASNLDAENERAIQSALRAARKGRTTLVIAHRLATIRAADRIVVLKDGRIVEQGTHEALLRAGGAYAGLVASMDEEA; encoded by the coding sequence ATGATGGCGCATTCGTCGAACGCTGGCGCCGAGAGCGCTCGGCCGCTGCTCGGTCTTCTGTCGCGGGTGCGCGATCGGCGCTGGGCCCTGGGCTTGGCCGCCGTTTTGGGCATCGCCGAGCATGGCCTCGGCGTGGTCTCCGCGGGGGCGCTGGGGTGGATCGTGGGGCGCGCGCTCTCGCACGAGTCGCTCGATCCTGGCGGGGTGGTGCTCGCCGCGTCGGTGGCGGGCTCCGCGATCTGCGCCTGGCAAAATACGCACTTCGCGCACCTATTTGCCTATCGCCACCAAGCCGCGCTCCGCCTGACGCTCTTCGACGGCCTGGAACGGTGCGCGCCGCGGCATTTGTTGGGGCAACGCACGGGCGAGCTGGGCGCGACGGCGATGGGCGACGTGGACGCGCTGGAGATGTTCTTCGCGCACTTGGCGTTGGGCGCCGTCGTGGCCATCGCGGTGGGGACCGGGGCGGTCATTTACCTCGGCACCGTCCATCCGGCGCTGGCCGCGGTCGCCGCCATCGGCATGCTGCTCGCGTCGCTCATCCCCGGACGGGCCGCGGCGCGCGCAAAGCCGGCGGGCGATGCGCTCCGGGGCGAGCTCGGCGCGCTGAACGCGGACGTGGTCGACGGCATTCAAGGTCTGCGCGAGCTGGTCCTCTTCCAGCGGACGAAGTCCTTCGCGGAGCGGCTGGGCGATCGAACGCGCAGCTACGTCGGGCAGCAGCGCAAGCTCGCGAGCATCGTGGGCTTTCAGCACGCCGCCACCGACGCCCTGGCCTCGCTCACGACCCTCGGCACCCTCCTGGTCGCGGTGGCGCTGGCATCGCAAAAGGTCATTCCCTTTGCGCTGGCGACCATGGCGGTGGCCGTGGTGGGCGCGGCGCTGGGCTCCGTGCTGGAGGCCATCGCCATCGCCGGCGGCCTCGCGCCGTTGCGGGCGAGCGCGCGCCGGGTGCTGACGGTGCTGGACCAGCCGTCCCCCGTCCCCGACACCGGCCGCTCGAACCTGGGCGAAGCCCTCCCCGACGTGCGCTTCGAGGACGTGCGTTTCGGCTACGAGCCGGGCGCCGAGGTCTTGCGCGGCGTGAGCTTCGAGGCGCGCGCGGGCGAGACGGTGGCGCTGGTCGGCTCCTCGGGCGCGGGAAAGAGCACGTGCTCGAACCTCCTCTTGCGCTTTTGGGACGTGGGCGCGGGGAGGGTCTCCATCGGGGGCCGCGATATCCGGACGATCCCGCTGGCATCACTGCGGCGGCGCATCGCGGTCATTCCCCAAGACGTCTATCTCTTTCACGGGACCATCCGCGACAACCTCCGCATCGGAAACCCCGACGCCACCGACCAAGAGCTGGAAAAGGCGCTGCGCGCGGCCAATCTCACGGAGCTGATGGCGCGCTTGCCCGATGGCCTGGACACGGACGTCGGCGAGCGCGGCGCGCTCTTGTCGGGCGGTCAGCGGCAGCGGCTGGCCATCGCGCGCGCCCTCGCGATGGATGCGCCCGTGTTGGTGATGGACGAGGCGGCGTCGAACCTGGACGCCGAGAACGAGCGCGCCATTCAATCGGCGCTGCGCGCGGCGCGCAAGGGTCGAACGACATTGGTCATCGCGCACCGGCTGGCGACCATCCGCGCGGCGGACCGCATCGTGGTGCTGAAGGACGGGCGCATCGTGGAACAGGGCACGCACGAGGCGCTGCTGCGCGCGGGAGGGGCGTATGCGGGGTTGGTGGCGTCGATGGACGAAGAGGCGTGA
- a CDS encoding RNA 2'-phosphotransferase: protein MDRARATRISKLLAFALRHDPGALGLDLDGAGWTDVAKLLGAIAARGEPLSHAELTEIVRASDKQRFAISEDGTRIRANQGHSVAVDLGLAPREPPVLLYHGTVARFLASIRQNGLLRGSRTHVHLSVDTQTAEIVAHRRSGPAVILTVHAGEMHAAGRRFWRSENGVWLTDHVPPAYLRVPG, encoded by the coding sequence ATGGATCGAGCTCGCGCGACGCGCATCAGCAAGCTCCTGGCCTTCGCCCTTCGCCACGATCCCGGGGCGCTCGGGCTCGACCTCGATGGCGCGGGCTGGACCGACGTGGCGAAGCTGCTCGGCGCCATCGCCGCGCGCGGGGAGCCGCTGTCGCACGCGGAGCTCACGGAGATCGTGCGCGCGAGCGACAAGCAGCGGTTTGCAATCTCCGAAGATGGGACGCGCATCCGCGCCAATCAGGGGCACTCGGTGGCGGTGGACCTGGGGCTCGCGCCGCGCGAGCCTCCCGTGCTCCTCTACCATGGGACGGTAGCCCGGTTCCTCGCGAGCATCCGCCAGAACGGGCTGCTCCGCGGTTCGCGCACCCATGTGCACCTCTCGGTGGATACGCAAACGGCGGAGATCGTGGCACACCGGCGCAGCGGTCCGGCCGTGATCCTGACGGTGCACGCCGGGGAGATGCACGCGGCGGGGCGGAGGTTCTGGCGCTCCGAAAACGGCGTGTGGCTCACCGATCACGTGCCGCCGGCGTACCTCCGGGTGCCGGGCTAA
- a CDS encoding MBL fold metallo-hydrolase: MSSPYLRQLLVGRDVGRGNAAGTQMQNFVYLIGDRDAGQCLVVDPAWDVEGITQCAAADGMTITGALVTHYHPDHVGGSFYGHSIEGLARLIELTPCPVHVHKNEAEGVRKVTGLSASDLVPHEGNDRVQVGELEVELLHTPGHTPGSQCFRMGDALVSGDTLFLQGCGRVDLPGGDPEEMRRTLQQRLARLPDDLVLYPGHAYGGEHAPLSEVRRINPVFPRRDPSRIG, translated from the coding sequence GTGAGCTCTCCCTATCTACGCCAGCTGCTCGTGGGTCGCGATGTCGGGCGCGGGAACGCCGCCGGCACGCAAATGCAAAACTTCGTCTACCTCATTGGGGATCGGGACGCAGGCCAATGCCTCGTCGTCGATCCCGCATGGGACGTCGAGGGCATCACGCAATGCGCCGCCGCCGACGGCATGACCATCACCGGCGCCCTCGTCACGCACTACCACCCCGATCACGTGGGCGGCTCCTTTTATGGCCATAGCATCGAGGGGCTCGCCCGCCTGATCGAGCTCACCCCGTGCCCGGTGCACGTCCACAAGAACGAAGCCGAAGGCGTCCGCAAAGTGACCGGCCTCTCGGCCAGCGATCTGGTGCCGCACGAGGGCAACGATCGCGTGCAGGTGGGGGAGCTGGAGGTGGAGTTGCTCCACACGCCCGGGCACACCCCCGGGTCCCAGTGCTTCCGCATGGGCGACGCGCTCGTCTCGGGCGATACGCTGTTCCTCCAAGGGTGCGGTCGGGTCGATCTGCCCGGCGGCGATCCCGAGGAGATGCGTCGCACGCTTCAACAGAGGCTCGCCCGGCTGCCGGACGACCTCGTCCTCTATCCGGGGCACGCGTACGGGGGCGAGCACGCGCCGCTGTCGGAGGTGCGCCGGATCAATCCGGTCTTTCCGCGGCGGGATCCCTCACGGATAGGTTGA
- a CDS encoding glycosyltransferase: MSEFTVSVVVPTYNRAYCIAKTLDSVFAQTHQDFELLVVDDGSTDRTRELVLDTYGKDPRLRYLEKINGGVSSARNHGLRAATGAFVALLDSDDWWVPWKLELQVTAMQRLPHVGMIWTDMDAIDDQGVVTKNFLRDMYSAYKWFGKDDLFTESHPLAEVAGPRSALAAHVGAKKLYAGDIFSQMVMGNLVHTSTVLLRRNRVEKVGLFNEGLRHAGEDYEYHLRTCRIGPVAYADVSTIFYQRGRPDRITRNDNRIHFAQGFLQTIRPVIERERDRIRLPQEMIDDVLAEAHAWVGNELMERGQNLSAIPHLARSLFHKPYQLHTAGMFAFACIPPKVGQPLRRAFRELKGAS, from the coding sequence ATGAGTGAATTTACCGTCAGCGTCGTCGTTCCCACGTACAACCGCGCGTATTGCATCGCGAAGACGCTCGACAGCGTATTCGCGCAAACGCATCAAGACTTCGAGCTGCTCGTCGTCGACGATGGCTCCACCGATCGTACGCGCGAGCTGGTGCTCGACACGTATGGCAAGGATCCGCGCCTTCGTTACCTCGAAAAGATCAATGGAGGGGTATCGTCGGCGCGCAACCACGGTCTGCGCGCCGCCACGGGGGCCTTCGTGGCGCTCCTCGACTCGGACGATTGGTGGGTACCTTGGAAGCTCGAGCTGCAGGTCACGGCCATGCAGCGCTTGCCGCACGTCGGCATGATCTGGACCGACATGGATGCGATTGACGACCAGGGGGTCGTCACCAAGAACTTCTTGCGGGACATGTACAGCGCGTACAAATGGTTCGGCAAGGACGACCTCTTTACCGAGTCGCACCCGCTCGCCGAAGTGGCGGGGCCCCGCTCGGCTCTGGCGGCCCACGTCGGCGCCAAAAAGCTCTATGCGGGGGATATCTTCTCGCAGATGGTCATGGGGAACCTCGTTCACACATCGACCGTGCTCCTACGGCGCAACCGCGTCGAAAAGGTCGGCTTGTTCAACGAGGGCCTGCGTCACGCGGGCGAGGACTACGAGTACCACCTGCGCACCTGCCGCATCGGCCCCGTCGCCTACGCCGACGTGTCGACCATCTTCTATCAGCGCGGCCGGCCCGACCGGATCACCCGCAACGACAACCGAATCCACTTTGCGCAGGGCTTCCTGCAAACCATTCGCCCGGTCATCGAACGCGAGCGCGACCGCATTCGGCTGCCCCAAGAAATGATCGACGACGTGCTGGCCGAGGCCCACGCGTGGGTCGGCAACGAGCTGATGGAGCGCGGCCAGAACCTCTCGGCCATCCCCCACCTGGCGCGCAGCCTCTTCCACAAACCGTACCAGCTGCACACCGCCGGCATGTTCGCCTTTGCGTGCATTCCGCCCAAGGTTGGCCAACCCCTCCGGCGCGCCTTTCGCGAGTTGAAGGGGGCGAGCTGA